The following are encoded in a window of Telmatobacter sp. DSM 110680 genomic DNA:
- a CDS encoding formylglycine-generating enzyme family protein has translation MKRVRCLLCLGSMLLGLILLAAAQDTLVEPAGEQIPGPTCAGIPQWNSYGPPSTCTSFQVSQWLREITHWRAERLIRVGYEDTLYRDPSLLWTQSSFVQPQMMIHDRKFYDPATHKYTVDQYLDDVNQRYGGIDSVLIWHTYSNIGIDSRSQYDLFRDLPGGTAAVKQMIDDFHKHNVRVFFPIMLWDQGTHAEDVPDAEAISRELTAVGADGINGDTLDGMPRNFHTASDNLHHPLALEPETGLGSDEMLAYNSMTWGYWNYTFVPSVSRYKWLEPRHMVNISNRWAHDHADDLQEAFFNGIGFESWENIWGIWNQMTPRDAEALRRTAMIDRAFASLLSSPRWQPHFPMQQFGVFASQWPGETETLWTIVNRNGYTSAGRQMLIPYKANTRYFDLWHGVEIHPEHEGSQSVISFEIEKNGFGAILEVNAPDQKLEKLLAAMQALSQKPLSELSHEWHSIPQQIVPIDETKHVSAAPEGMVKIPEADFLFRVNGIEIEGMNDDGVDFQYPWESSARRYHDHKIHIPAFWIDKYPVTNAEYKKFLDATHYHPVDDHNFLKDWTNGTFPDGWAKKPVTWISIEDARAYAKWAGKRLPHEWEWQYAAQSTDGRLYPWGNLWPFLPITPPDANPPLRSSEGYFPLPDRGRDALAASDVDSHPAGASPFGVMDMVGNVWQWTDEYIDDHTRAAVLRGGSHYQPQGSRWYFPQAYQLSQHGKYLLMAPSIDRSGTVGFRCVIDSQ, from the coding sequence GTGAAACGCGTTCGCTGTTTGCTTTGCCTTGGTAGTATGTTGCTCGGCCTGATCTTGTTAGCTGCAGCGCAGGACACGCTGGTCGAGCCCGCAGGCGAGCAGATCCCTGGGCCGACCTGTGCGGGCATCCCTCAATGGAATTCCTACGGACCGCCATCCACATGCACCAGCTTTCAAGTGAGCCAATGGCTGCGTGAGATAACGCACTGGCGTGCTGAGAGGCTTATCCGCGTGGGATATGAGGACACTCTCTATCGCGACCCCTCGCTCCTCTGGACGCAGTCCAGCTTTGTGCAGCCACAGATGATGATCCATGACCGCAAGTTCTATGACCCTGCAACGCATAAGTACACCGTCGATCAATATCTCGACGACGTAAATCAGCGCTATGGCGGAATTGACAGCGTGCTCATCTGGCACACCTACTCCAATATCGGCATCGACAGCCGCAGCCAGTACGATCTGTTCCGCGATCTTCCCGGTGGAACTGCGGCGGTCAAGCAGATGATCGACGATTTTCACAAGCACAATGTTCGCGTCTTTTTCCCGATCATGCTGTGGGACCAGGGGACGCACGCTGAAGATGTACCCGATGCAGAAGCAATCTCGCGTGAACTTACAGCGGTGGGTGCCGATGGCATCAACGGCGACACGCTCGACGGAATGCCGCGCAACTTCCACACCGCCTCTGACAATCTCCATCATCCTCTGGCTCTTGAACCCGAGACCGGACTCGGCTCAGACGAAATGCTTGCGTACAACAGCATGACCTGGGGATATTGGAATTACACCTTTGTCCCCTCAGTGAGCCGATACAAATGGCTGGAACCCCGGCATATGGTAAACATTTCCAACCGCTGGGCTCACGATCACGCTGACGATCTGCAGGAAGCATTCTTCAACGGCATTGGGTTTGAAAGCTGGGAGAACATCTGGGGCATTTGGAACCAGATGACGCCGCGCGATGCAGAAGCTCTGCGTCGAACGGCAATGATTGATCGTGCGTTCGCATCGTTGCTGTCGAGCCCCAGGTGGCAACCGCATTTCCCCATGCAACAGTTTGGAGTATTCGCGAGCCAGTGGCCGGGCGAGACAGAGACGCTATGGACAATCGTTAATCGTAACGGATACACCTCCGCGGGCCGTCAGATGCTGATCCCGTACAAGGCAAACACTCGCTACTTCGATCTCTGGCATGGAGTCGAGATACATCCTGAGCACGAAGGCAGCCAGTCGGTCATTTCTTTCGAAATCGAGAAGAATGGATTCGGCGCCATTCTCGAGGTGAACGCTCCGGATCAAAAGCTGGAGAAGTTGCTTGCCGCAATGCAGGCTTTGAGTCAGAAACCGCTTAGCGAGCTCTCGCATGAATGGCATTCCATTCCTCAGCAAATAGTTCCGATCGACGAAACGAAACACGTTTCCGCGGCTCCCGAAGGAATGGTGAAAATTCCGGAGGCAGATTTTCTCTTTCGCGTGAATGGCATCGAGATCGAAGGGATGAACGACGATGGCGTCGACTTTCAATATCCGTGGGAAAGCTCAGCCCGTCGCTACCATGACCACAAGATCCACATCCCCGCCTTCTGGATCGATAAATATCCAGTTACAAATGCGGAGTACAAAAAGTTTCTCGATGCAACGCACTACCATCCCGTCGACGATCACAATTTTCTAAAAGACTGGACCAACGGAACATTTCCCGATGGATGGGCAAAGAAACCCGTCACTTGGATTTCGATCGAAGATGCGCGCGCATATGCGAAGTGGGCAGGGAAGCGTCTGCCCCATGAATGGGAGTGGCAATATGCCGCGCAAAGCACAGATGGCCGCCTATACCCGTGGGGCAATCTTTGGCCATTCCTGCCCATAACTCCGCCAGACGCGAACCCGCCCCTCCGTTCTAGTGAGGGATATTTTCCGCTTCCCGATAGAGGACGAGATGCGCTCGCTGCAAGCGATGTGGACTCTCATCCGGCCGGCGCCAGCCCCTTTGGCGTAATGGATATGGTCGGCAACGTGTGGCAGTGGACGGATGAGTATATCGACGATCACACCCGCGCCGCTGTCTTGCGTGGCGGCAGTCACTATCAGCCCCAGGGATCGCGCTGGTATTTTCCCCAGGCCTATCAACTCTCGCAACATGGCAAGTATCTTTTGATGGCGCCGAGTATTGACCGCTCGGGGACCGTGGGCTTTCGGTGCGTTATCGACAGCCAATGA
- a CDS encoding DUF1501 domain-containing protein, with product MKQHPLCTDTEHEHDVMSLPVPSELKREWATLQTRRHFLGRTGKVLGWAAIASLLGDRALRGDTHSAANGQSGSQSVERLRLPHFAPKAKRAIYLFMSGGPSQVDLLDYKPHLNDLYDKDIPDSVRGAQQLTGMTAGQARFPIAPSHWNFKRYGKTGTWVSDLLPYTGRIVDDIAIIKSTNTEAINHEPAIMLMNTGNMNAGKPCMGSWLSYGLGSMNDNLPTFMVLQTKLNTKENNQPVSSRLWSSGFLSSEYAGVGLRSAGDPVLYLTDPNGVDREVRRNMLDAVNEINRQTFDELGDPETHARIAQYEMAYRMQTSVPELADLSKEPKSTWDLYGEEAKDPGTFAYNCLMARRMAERGVRFTQVYKRGWDMHDNVTGILPIISAETDRGCYALVTDLKQRGMLDDTLVIWAGEFGRTVYSQGGLSKENYGRDHHPRCFTTWMTGGGVRAGITYGETDDYSYNVVKDPVTVRDFNATILHCLGIDHNKLTYNFQGLDQKLTGPVPAEVVKGLLA from the coding sequence ATGAAACAACATCCGCTTTGTACGGACACAGAGCACGAACACGACGTTATGAGTCTCCCGGTTCCTTCCGAATTGAAAAGGGAGTGGGCAACGTTGCAGACGCGCCGGCATTTCCTCGGTCGCACTGGAAAGGTTTTGGGGTGGGCGGCCATCGCCAGCCTGCTCGGAGATCGCGCTCTGCGCGGAGATACTCATTCAGCGGCGAATGGTCAATCTGGATCGCAGTCCGTAGAACGTTTGAGGCTCCCGCACTTCGCTCCGAAAGCAAAGCGCGCGATCTATCTGTTTATGTCCGGAGGTCCATCGCAGGTTGATCTGCTCGATTACAAGCCGCATCTCAACGATCTTTACGACAAGGACATTCCCGACTCCGTGCGCGGCGCCCAGCAACTGACGGGCATGACCGCCGGTCAGGCACGCTTTCCCATCGCTCCTTCACATTGGAACTTCAAGCGCTACGGCAAGACCGGCACATGGGTGAGTGACCTGCTCCCTTATACGGGGCGCATCGTCGATGACATCGCGATTATCAAATCGACCAATACTGAAGCCATTAATCACGAGCCCGCCATCATGCTGATGAATACCGGCAACATGAATGCCGGAAAGCCGTGCATGGGATCGTGGCTGTCGTACGGGTTGGGCAGCATGAACGACAACCTTCCCACGTTCATGGTCCTGCAGACCAAGCTGAATACGAAAGAGAACAACCAGCCTGTTTCGTCGCGTCTGTGGAGCAGCGGCTTTCTTTCCTCGGAGTATGCGGGTGTTGGTCTGCGTTCTGCGGGCGATCCCGTTCTGTATCTTACCGATCCCAACGGAGTAGACCGCGAGGTTCGCCGCAATATGCTCGACGCGGTGAATGAGATTAATCGCCAGACGTTCGATGAACTCGGCGATCCTGAAACTCATGCGCGCATCGCCCAGTACGAAATGGCATATCGAATGCAGACATCCGTTCCAGAGCTCGCCGATCTGAGCAAGGAACCGAAGTCGACTTGGGATCTGTACGGAGAGGAAGCAAAAGATCCCGGTACCTTCGCCTACAACTGCCTCATGGCGCGCCGCATGGCCGAACGAGGCGTACGCTTTACGCAGGTATATAAGCGCGGTTGGGATATGCACGATAACGTGACCGGTATTCTTCCCATCATTAGCGCGGAGACAGATCGCGGATGCTACGCGCTCGTCACTGATCTCAAGCAGCGAGGAATGCTGGATGACACGCTGGTGATCTGGGCCGGAGAATTTGGCCGCACCGTTTACAGCCAGGGCGGCCTCTCCAAAGAAAACTACGGTCGCGATCATCATCCGCGCTGCTTCACTACCTGGATGACGGGCGGGGGCGTCCGCGCTGGCATCACCTATGGCGAAACCGACGATTACAGCTACAACGTGGTCAAAGATCCTGTGACTGTGCGTGACTTCAATGCGACGATTCTTCACTGTCTCGGCATCGACCACAACAAGCTGACGTACAACTTCCAAGGCCTCGACCAGAAGTTGACGGGACCGGTCCCGGCCGAAGTAGTTAAGGGCCTGCTTGCGTGA
- the rbsK gene encoding ribokinase yields the protein MRKSIVVVGSLNLDLVARVKRLPNPGETIIGKDFNTYGGGKGANQAVALARLGAPVKMIGKLGSDGFAKQLNDGLNDAGVDTSLLQYTTGSSGTALITTAEDGENTIVVIPGANGALLPEDLERHREQIEQAAMVLGQLEIQAATTECLGRLTQAAGVPFILDPAPAYSLSQDLLRSVTWLTPNETEAQLLLDAHYPGRQLSSPPEVADQLLKLGVRNVILKLGARGVYMAGADVENTYVDGFKVQVVDTTAAGDAFNGAFAFAVCEKGMAPRDAAHFACAVAAISVTRAGAQTSMPRLAECDAFLKKSKPKFLA from the coding sequence ATGCGGAAATCGATTGTGGTAGTAGGAAGCCTGAATCTTGATCTTGTGGCGCGCGTGAAGCGACTTCCAAATCCGGGCGAGACGATCATCGGAAAGGACTTTAATACATACGGTGGCGGAAAAGGGGCCAACCAGGCAGTCGCACTGGCACGGCTCGGTGCGCCGGTAAAGATGATCGGCAAACTCGGCAGCGATGGTTTTGCAAAACAGCTAAATGATGGACTTAATGATGCCGGCGTAGACACCAGCCTTCTTCAATACACAACGGGCTCATCGGGAACGGCCCTCATCACGACTGCCGAGGATGGCGAGAACACGATCGTGGTAATTCCGGGAGCGAACGGCGCATTGCTGCCAGAGGATTTGGAGCGCCATCGCGAACAGATTGAACAGGCCGCGATGGTGCTTGGCCAGTTGGAAATTCAAGCAGCAACGACCGAGTGCCTTGGACGGCTTACGCAAGCCGCGGGCGTACCCTTCATTCTGGACCCCGCTCCGGCGTATTCACTTTCGCAAGACCTATTGCGGAGCGTTACCTGGTTGACTCCCAACGAAACGGAAGCCCAGTTATTGCTGGACGCTCACTACCCAGGACGGCAACTAAGTTCGCCGCCGGAAGTAGCCGATCAACTGCTGAAGCTGGGGGTCAGAAACGTAATTCTCAAGCTCGGAGCCAGGGGCGTATACATGGCGGGCGCAGATGTTGAGAACACGTACGTTGATGGCTTCAAAGTACAGGTGGTCGACACAACGGCTGCGGGCGATGCATTCAATGGAGCATTTGCCTTTGCTGTCTGCGAGAAGGGAATGGCTCCCCGCGATGCGGCGCACTTCGCGTGTGCTGTTGCGGCCATATCTGTCACTCGCGCTGGCGCGCAGACCTCGATGCCCAGGCTCGCAGAGTGCGATGCATTTCTCAAGAAGTCAAAACCGAAGTTTCTCGCCTGA
- a CDS encoding GRP family sugar transporter — protein MMFQPEAYGIALMLMAVSMICWGSWANTQKLTAGYSFQLFYWDYVIGMILATLVWGFSLGSLNGGETAFLPNLSQASHTSVLYALVGGVIFNIANILLVASIAIAGMAVAFPVGIGLALVVGVIVNYIIDPRGNPVLLFGGMAFVVAAIIVDAIAYKRREGNRSTSARGVRLSIASGILMGLFYPFVAKSAVVDHPLGPCTVAFVFSLGVAACAIPVNLWLMHKPIAGDGPVFLSQYWKARKNWHLWGIIGGMIWSTGALANFVASHAHIVGPAISYAIGQGATMISAAWGVFIWREFASAPSSSRRLIPFMFAFFLIGLTAIAVAPIF, from the coding sequence ATGATGTTTCAGCCCGAGGCGTATGGAATTGCGCTGATGCTGATGGCCGTGAGCATGATTTGCTGGGGATCGTGGGCTAATACGCAAAAACTGACTGCCGGCTATTCCTTTCAGTTGTTTTACTGGGACTATGTGATTGGGATGATTCTCGCGACACTGGTGTGGGGGTTTTCTCTTGGGAGTTTAAATGGAGGGGAAACTGCGTTTCTGCCAAACCTCTCACAGGCAAGCCATACCAGCGTCTTGTACGCACTAGTCGGCGGAGTCATCTTCAACATCGCGAATATTCTGCTGGTTGCATCTATCGCGATTGCGGGAATGGCAGTGGCATTTCCTGTCGGCATTGGACTAGCCCTTGTGGTTGGCGTGATTGTGAATTACATCATTGACCCGCGCGGCAATCCAGTTTTGCTCTTTGGCGGAATGGCATTTGTGGTTGCCGCCATCATTGTGGATGCGATCGCCTACAAGCGGCGCGAGGGCAATCGGTCAACCAGTGCCCGAGGTGTGCGGCTCAGCATTGCAAGCGGCATTCTTATGGGCTTGTTCTACCCGTTTGTCGCGAAGTCTGCCGTCGTGGATCATCCGCTCGGCCCATGCACAGTCGCATTCGTGTTCTCACTGGGCGTTGCCGCATGCGCCATTCCAGTGAACCTGTGGCTTATGCACAAACCGATCGCAGGCGATGGACCGGTGTTCCTTTCGCAGTATTGGAAGGCCCGCAAGAACTGGCATTTGTGGGGCATCATTGGTGGCATGATCTGGAGCACTGGTGCGCTCGCGAATTTCGTCGCATCTCACGCCCATATTGTCGGTCCGGCAATCTCGTATGCGATTGGCCAAGGCGCCACGATGATTTCCGCGGCTTGGGGCGTATTTATCTGGCGTGAATTTGCGAGTGCGCCATCCAGTTCGCGCAGGTTGATTCCGTTCATGTTTGCATTTTTCCTGATCGGGTTGACGGCGATTGCCGTTGCGCCCATTTTCTAA
- a CDS encoding DUF1553 domain-containing protein: protein MATICPAPANIKKLVPSKSAHAALAASLCLTGAWLLAGCHGKRDDGPGQRGTRQIDFNQDVQPILASNCFSCHGPDPEMRKAGLRLDLGESAFKKRPGHPDAIVPGHPEKSELIKRIESKDPHYLMPQSPQGEAKPMKPADVATLKQWIKEGAEYRPHWAFSKPIRPPLPALAPSDGPVKTPIDAFVLARLKKEGLHPSPEADKETLIRRVTLDLTGLLPTPAEVHAFVNDSSPQAYEHLVDRLLAKPSFGEQRARYWLDYARYADTYGLHYDNSRDIWPFRDYLIRSFNANKPFDQFAMEQIAGDLLPAKNLDPLIASGYVRLGVSSNEGGTIPEELRVNIARERTEAYGAAFMGLTVGCAVCHDHKYDPTTQKDFYSLSAFFNNLEEKPFNDDRPVWAPVTRIPKTQNESEYNRVWAQRSELAQKLRSLQLEQRGLIERWLVSQKTPPQPVSAEKLVLRLRLDEGGGDALGNSAPHPQPASFPIGKSKPQWGETTWLWPDFRMDISSHIVLGQAGDYDTNHPFSTGGWFMLRSAPNYNLGNATGTLLSKMDATQHYRGWDLEAERGIISVELVNQGPKDLKLPKKEKEKKPEAKDPKEIFQFPTPADLTAKDLAPNKPKAKKEPKKKEEKPKEKKPAPPKEPPDTTPLVAIRVSTEQPLPVDGHWRHIFFSYDGSGKASGVTIFVDGSPVKTKTVIDNLAQSTIRTQAPMQLGWRSPGSHPLRETRYQDIRLYGRALAAEEVRRLPFEDYVAEITGKPVSSWNPDELHVVSNFYFNNVDQSAKTIAAQIAQLDARLDKLSEGGDLTLVSWEKPSLAYADVLTRGVYSARTERVEANTPHYLPPLPAGEPHDRLALARWTVSAENPLTARVTVNRMWSELFGAGLVETTEDFGIVGQRPSDPELLDWLAVEFRESGWNIKHIYKLMVMSAAYRQSAKSTPDQLAKDPKNLLLAHGPRFRMDAEMLRDVALQSSGLLVNKIGGPSVKPYQPPSVWEQVGIGGSDTLVYEQQKGDALYRRSMYTYWKRMAMMPDMDAFDAPMRDVVCTRRQRTDTPLQALVTMNDIQWVEAARALAQRVIKEGGSKPEKRIELMSEILLARDPDPRMLSVLKGSLDKMQKHYAADPKAASALIGAGEKKSDASIPAPELAAWTMVASEMLNLDETVTK from the coding sequence TTGGCGACGATCTGTCCAGCCCCTGCCAATATTAAAAAACTCGTTCCATCAAAATCAGCTCATGCTGCTTTAGCGGCCTCTTTGTGTCTTACGGGGGCGTGGCTGCTGGCCGGCTGCCATGGCAAACGGGACGACGGTCCGGGCCAGCGGGGCACGCGGCAAATCGATTTCAATCAGGACGTTCAGCCGATCCTGGCCAGCAATTGCTTCAGTTGCCACGGGCCAGATCCGGAGATGCGCAAAGCGGGCCTCAGGCTCGACCTGGGCGAATCAGCATTCAAGAAGCGCCCGGGGCATCCGGATGCGATCGTTCCCGGCCACCCGGAGAAGAGCGAGCTGATCAAACGCATCGAGTCGAAAGACCCGCACTACCTTATGCCCCAGTCTCCGCAGGGCGAAGCCAAACCAATGAAGCCCGCCGACGTTGCCACGCTCAAGCAGTGGATCAAAGAAGGCGCGGAATATCGGCCGCACTGGGCATTCAGCAAACCAATCCGGCCTCCGCTTCCAGCACTCGCGCCCAGCGATGGACCCGTGAAGACCCCGATCGACGCATTCGTCCTTGCGCGCCTCAAGAAGGAAGGCCTGCACCCCTCGCCCGAAGCCGACAAAGAGACGCTGATTCGGCGCGTGACCCTCGATCTGACTGGTTTGCTGCCTACGCCCGCAGAGGTACACGCTTTCGTCAACGACTCATCGCCGCAAGCGTATGAACATCTTGTCGATCGCCTCCTGGCAAAGCCAAGTTTTGGCGAACAGCGAGCCCGCTATTGGCTGGATTATGCGCGGTACGCCGACACCTACGGGCTGCACTACGACAATAGCCGCGATATCTGGCCGTTCCGCGACTATCTCATTCGCTCCTTCAACGCCAACAAGCCCTTCGATCAATTTGCCATGGAGCAGATCGCGGGCGACCTTCTGCCCGCAAAGAATCTTGATCCGCTGATTGCCAGCGGTTATGTGCGTCTCGGCGTAAGCAGCAACGAGGGCGGAACTATTCCCGAAGAGTTGCGTGTGAACATCGCGCGCGAGCGGACAGAGGCTTATGGCGCTGCATTCATGGGTCTGACTGTCGGTTGTGCCGTTTGCCACGATCACAAGTACGATCCCACTACGCAGAAGGACTTCTATTCGCTCAGCGCCTTCTTCAACAACCTTGAAGAGAAACCGTTCAACGACGACAGGCCGGTGTGGGCACCGGTTACGCGCATTCCCAAAACGCAAAATGAAAGCGAATACAACCGGGTGTGGGCTCAGAGATCCGAACTCGCCCAGAAACTTCGTTCCCTGCAACTCGAGCAGCGCGGACTGATCGAGCGTTGGCTCGTGTCACAAAAAACCCCGCCGCAGCCGGTCTCTGCCGAGAAACTCGTGCTCCGATTGCGACTCGATGAAGGCGGTGGCGATGCCTTGGGCAACAGCGCGCCGCACCCGCAACCAGCAAGTTTCCCGATCGGCAAGTCGAAGCCGCAATGGGGGGAGACTACCTGGCTCTGGCCCGACTTCCGCATGGATATCAGCTCTCATATCGTCCTGGGCCAAGCCGGCGATTACGACACGAATCATCCCTTCTCCACGGGTGGCTGGTTCATGCTGCGATCTGCCCCAAACTATAACCTCGGCAACGCGACCGGGACTCTGCTGTCGAAGATGGATGCAACGCAACATTACCGCGGATGGGACCTGGAGGCTGAAAGGGGAATCATCAGCGTCGAACTGGTGAATCAGGGACCGAAAGACCTGAAGCTCCCAAAAAAAGAAAAAGAGAAGAAGCCGGAAGCGAAGGATCCCAAAGAGATATTCCAGTTCCCCACTCCGGCCGATCTCACTGCGAAGGACCTTGCCCCCAACAAGCCCAAGGCAAAGAAGGAACCAAAAAAGAAGGAAGAGAAGCCCAAGGAGAAAAAGCCTGCGCCTCCGAAAGAGCCGCCGGATACCACCCCGCTCGTGGCGATCAGAGTTTCCACTGAGCAACCGTTGCCTGTCGATGGCCATTGGCGGCACATCTTCTTCAGCTATGACGGATCGGGCAAAGCATCCGGTGTAACAATCTTTGTTGACGGATCGCCGGTGAAGACCAAGACGGTGATCGACAATCTTGCGCAGTCCACGATTCGCACCCAAGCGCCCATGCAACTCGGATGGCGTTCTCCCGGTTCACATCCCCTGCGCGAAACCCGCTATCAGGACATCCGCCTCTATGGTCGCGCGCTCGCTGCAGAGGAAGTGCGACGCCTTCCTTTCGAGGACTATGTCGCCGAAATCACGGGCAAGCCTGTCAGTTCCTGGAACCCCGACGAGCTTCACGTAGTCAGCAATTTCTACTTCAACAACGTCGATCAGTCCGCGAAGACGATTGCCGCGCAGATTGCTCAGCTCGATGCCAGGCTCGACAAGCTTTCAGAAGGCGGCGACCTCACACTTGTCTCGTGGGAGAAGCCGTCCCTTGCTTACGCTGACGTGCTGACACGCGGCGTTTACTCTGCGCGCACCGAACGCGTGGAGGCGAATACGCCTCACTATCTGCCACCCCTGCCCGCGGGAGAACCACACGACCGGCTGGCTCTCGCGAGGTGGACGGTGAGCGCTGAGAATCCGCTCACCGCGCGGGTGACCGTGAACAGAATGTGGAGCGAACTCTTCGGTGCAGGGCTTGTTGAGACCACGGAAGACTTCGGCATCGTTGGCCAGAGGCCTTCAGATCCGGAACTGTTGGACTGGCTCGCAGTCGAGTTTCGTGAAAGCGGATGGAACATCAAGCACATCTACAAGCTGATGGTGATGTCCGCTGCTTACCGTCAAAGCGCCAAATCAACGCCTGATCAACTCGCCAAGGATCCCAAAAACCTGCTGCTGGCGCACGGCCCGCGCTTCCGCATGGATGCAGAGATGCTGCGCGATGTGGCTCTCCAATCCAGCGGCCTGCTCGTGAACAAGATTGGTGGCCCAAGTGTAAAGCCGTATCAGCCACCGAGCGTGTGGGAGCAAGTGGGCATCGGTGGCAGCGATACGCTCGTTTACGAGCAACAGAAGGGCGACGCGCTTTATCGCCGCAGTATGTATACCTACTGGAAGCGCATGGCGATGATGCCCGATATGGATGCCTTCGACGCGCCAATGCGCGATGTGGTGTGCACGCGCCGTCAGCGGACCGATACTCCGCTCCAGGCTCTCGTGACGATGAATGATATCCAGTGGGTTGAAGCGGCGCGTGCACTTGCCCAGCGCGTAATCAAAGAAGGCGGATCCAAGCCGGAGAAACGCATCGAACTCATGAGCGAGATTCTGCTTGCGCGTGATCCTGATCCGCGGATGCTATCGGTCTTGAAGGGATCGCTCGATAAGATGCAAAAGCATTATGCCGCCGATCCCAAAGCGGCCAGCGCCCTCATTGGCGCAGGCGAAAAGAAGAGCGATGCGTCCATCCCGGCGCCGGAACTGGCTGCGTGGACAATGGTGGCCAGCGAAATGTTGAATCTGGATGAGACAGTAACGAAGTAA
- a CDS encoding c-type cytochrome domain-containing protein — MKTQDRPAVTSRKLLPDRKTTRIAWMASLGFSVSLALLPWLIKLDGKPHADWQQFLGRFHPLAVHLPIALLLLVPVLEIAGAFRPALREAAGFVLVLAFASAILALTLGMLLAYGGGNTGTLVTRHMTGGIALTIGLLACILVRPWWIGHDGPVVYPALLACMIPLLLWTADQGGSITHGSNYLTEYMPPTLKRLTLASTTISPSSFYAMHINPIFDSNCATCHGAAKSNGGLRLDSFDLLMKGGKDGPVVIAGDPEKSMLLQRITLAPDHKQFMPAEGRTPLRAEEIALIKAWIQQGASPTVGTLAGISTTDDRPALPPQPVADYSALMPEIRQMQQAQGAKLIPVSSKPEDGLILFTVDAASSFDDAKLAQFKKFAPYIVEAELGRTAITNASFDTLKQFMHLRALHLEETHINGDGLGKLASLSQLTYLNLSGTQVTAESVQTLTSMKSLRHLYLYNTPAQPTATPPPAQPIARSTP; from the coding sequence GTGAAAACTCAGGATCGGCCAGCGGTGACATCACGCAAGCTTTTGCCGGACAGAAAGACGACGCGAATCGCGTGGATGGCTTCGCTTGGATTCAGCGTGAGCCTCGCTTTGCTTCCGTGGCTCATCAAGCTTGATGGCAAACCACATGCGGACTGGCAGCAGTTTCTAGGCCGCTTTCATCCGCTTGCCGTACATCTGCCCATTGCACTGCTGTTGCTGGTTCCGGTGCTTGAAATTGCCGGGGCATTCCGTCCCGCCCTTCGCGAGGCCGCGGGTTTCGTGCTTGTGCTTGCATTTGCCAGCGCCATTCTCGCGCTCACTTTGGGAATGCTGCTTGCCTATGGCGGCGGCAACACAGGCACACTGGTGACGCGGCATATGACAGGCGGAATAGCTCTGACAATTGGTTTGCTCGCTTGTATTCTTGTGCGTCCCTGGTGGATCGGGCACGATGGTCCCGTCGTTTATCCAGCGCTGTTGGCATGCATGATCCCGCTTTTGCTCTGGACTGCAGATCAGGGCGGCTCCATCACGCACGGCAGCAACTACCTGACTGAGTACATGCCACCGACTCTTAAAAGACTCACTCTAGCGAGCACCACGATTTCCCCATCATCTTTCTACGCCATGCACATCAACCCAATCTTCGACTCGAACTGTGCCACCTGCCACGGCGCGGCAAAAAGCAACGGGGGGCTGCGGCTGGACTCGTTCGACCTTTTAATGAAGGGCGGGAAAGATGGTCCGGTAGTTATTGCGGGCGATCCGGAGAAGAGCATGCTGCTGCAGCGAATAACACTTGCGCCCGACCACAAGCAGTTCATGCCAGCTGAGGGCAGGACGCCACTACGCGCCGAAGAGATCGCCTTGATCAAGGCCTGGATTCAGCAAGGCGCTTCACCGACAGTTGGCACTCTAGCCGGGATCTCGACCACCGACGATCGCCCGGCGTTGCCGCCGCAGCCTGTAGCGGACTACAGCGCGCTGATGCCTGAGATTCGACAGATGCAACAGGCACAGGGTGCGAAGCTTATCCCGGTATCCAGCAAACCCGAGGACGGATTGATTCTGTTCACCGTCGACGCTGCGAGTAGTTTCGACGATGCAAAGTTAGCGCAGTTTAAGAAATTCGCCCCATATATCGTTGAGGCAGAGCTAGGGCGCACGGCAATTACGAACGCCAGCTTCGATACGTTGAAGCAATTCATGCATCTGCGTGCGCTGCACCTTGAAGAAACTCACATCAATGGCGACGGCCTGGGCAAGCTGGCCTCGCTTTCGCAGCTCACTTATCTCAATCTGAGCGGGACCCAGGTTACGGCAGAGTCTGTGCAGACGCTGACTTCGATGAAGAGCCTGCGACACCTTTACCTCTACAACACGCCCGCCCAGCCCACCGCAACTCCGCCACCAGCGCAGCCCATTGCGAGGAGTACGCCATGA